In Oceanobacillus sp. FSL K6-2867, one DNA window encodes the following:
- a CDS encoding YitT family protein, translating into MTRTKKKESLAHLLRRYFMLVAGASIAAVALDLFLVPNAIIDGGVIGISLLLNYLTGISFGILVLIINIPFLLSGYQRLGKGFLIASLFSILTLAIAEKLLHHIEPITDEPLLATVFGGLILGAGVGIVIRNAGALDGTEILGIIISKSFPFSVGEFVMFINIFIFVWAGFILGWEQAMLSILTYYIASKTIDIVGQGILNETKAALIVSDVSGEIANQIEESLKRKVTKLYGQHNHQETDTQVLYVIITRLEVAKLKQIVFDSDPRAFTTIMDTQEVHGGRFKITVH; encoded by the coding sequence ATGACTCGAACGAAAAAAAAGGAAAGTCTAGCCCACCTTCTTCGCCGTTATTTTATGCTGGTTGCAGGTGCCTCTATTGCAGCAGTAGCTCTGGACCTCTTTCTTGTACCAAACGCTATCATTGATGGTGGGGTTATTGGTATTTCATTGCTGCTGAATTACCTCACTGGTATCAGCTTCGGAATACTGGTATTGATAATCAATATTCCCTTCCTGCTTTCCGGCTATCAGAGACTTGGCAAGGGCTTTTTAATTGCTTCCCTATTTAGTATTCTTACATTGGCAATCGCGGAGAAACTATTGCATCATATTGAGCCAATTACGGATGAACCGCTATTAGCAACCGTATTTGGCGGTTTGATTTTGGGTGCCGGGGTAGGGATTGTTATCCGGAATGCTGGTGCATTAGATGGGACAGAAATACTCGGAATAATCATCAGCAAAAGTTTTCCTTTTTCCGTTGGCGAGTTTGTCATGTTCATTAATATTTTTATATTTGTATGGGCTGGATTTATTCTCGGATGGGAGCAAGCAATGCTATCCATTCTTACCTATTACATCGCCTCGAAAACCATTGATATTGTAGGACAAGGTATTCTCAACGAAACAAAAGCAGCACTGATTGTCTCCGATGTATCAGGTGAAATTGCCAATCAAATTGAGGAGTCTCTAAAGCGCAAGGTAACGAAATTATATGGTCAGCATAATCATCAGGAAACAGATACCCAGGTTCTTTACGTTATTATTACTCGGCTTGAAGTTGCTAAGCTAAAACAAATTGTGTTTGATTCCGATCCAAGAGCCTTCACTACCATTATGGATACACAGGAGGTTCATGGAGGACGCTTTAAGATAACGGTACATTGA
- the tpiA gene encoding triose-phosphate isomerase — MRKKVIAGNWKMNKDLSEANAFVEDVVGSVPDNDQVEAIVCAPFPYLSALVEKTNGTKLRVAAQNMHFEESGAFTGEVSPVMLKDLGVTHVVLGHSERREYFAETDETVNKKTHAAFNHELTPIVCVGETLEQREANQTMDLVASQVKKALEGLSNDQIANTIIAYEPIWAIGTGKTASSADANEVCAHIRQVIKEVTSEDTAEKVVIQYGGSVKPSNIEELLGESDIDGALVGGASLEADSFLHLVEAGTK, encoded by the coding sequence ATGCGTAAAAAAGTGATTGCTGGAAATTGGAAAATGAATAAAGATTTATCGGAAGCGAACGCCTTTGTAGAAGATGTTGTTGGTAGTGTTCCAGATAATGATCAAGTAGAAGCGATTGTATGTGCACCATTTCCGTATCTGTCTGCATTAGTTGAAAAAACAAATGGAACGAAATTGCGTGTCGCTGCACAAAATATGCATTTTGAAGAAAGTGGTGCATTTACTGGGGAAGTAAGTCCGGTTATGCTTAAAGATCTTGGTGTAACACATGTTGTGCTAGGTCACTCTGAACGCCGTGAATATTTTGCAGAAACAGATGAAACAGTAAATAAGAAAACACATGCAGCATTTAATCATGAGTTAACCCCAATTGTTTGTGTTGGTGAAACATTGGAACAGCGCGAAGCGAACCAGACGATGGATCTTGTTGCATCACAAGTGAAAAAAGCGCTGGAAGGTCTTTCGAATGACCAAATAGCTAACACGATTATTGCATATGAGCCAATCTGGGCAATTGGAACAGGTAAGACAGCATCTAGTGCCGATGCAAATGAAGTTTGTGCCCATATCCGACAGGTAATTAAAGAAGTGACATCAGAAGATACGGCGGAGAAGGTTGTCATTCAATATGGTGGCAGTGTAAAACCATCCAATATAGAGGAACTTCTTGGGGAGTCAGATATTGATGGTGCCTTAGTCGGTGGGGCAAGTCTAGAAGCAGATTCCTTTCTACATCTTGTGGAGGCAGGTACGAAATGA
- the rpoN gene encoding RNA polymerase factor sigma-54 encodes MKQKLSLNQSLQWKMNQSLVQSINILQFSSGELMEYIKEVAKENPLIEEVNSDMDWIQYRPASPDTLSIGEINTAEMSLYDQLKSQLFTISYPEPLKPIIEFGIDSLNEDGYLEIAMDEWAAKCGTTIENAEYALEKIQSLEPAGIGARNLKECILLQLKQTDNFQPFIEDLLENHLELIANADVEAISELYGKAAEEAESIIESIKLCHPKPGKLLEPPEPDYIIPEASIYKEDGEWRLSFYRWSTPKITINPTYQHLNDPMHEATDYLKEKHKEIEQLKQAIGYRGNTIERVIRKIMEKQYLFFEHGTYMIQPLTLREIAGELELHISTISRAISQKYVQTTHGVIPLKFFLQRGIKNESGTTASFAVKQLMKELIIHEDKQNPLSDEAIKRKLKNEFQIELARRTVMKYRDQLRIPSSIKRRENRRN; translated from the coding sequence ATGAAACAAAAACTTAGCTTAAATCAGTCTTTACAATGGAAAATGAATCAGTCGCTTGTCCAGTCGATTAATATCCTGCAATTTTCAAGTGGAGAGCTGATGGAGTATATAAAAGAGGTGGCAAAAGAAAATCCATTAATTGAAGAAGTTAATTCTGATATGGATTGGATTCAATATCGACCAGCATCTCCAGATACACTTTCTATTGGGGAAATAAATACGGCGGAAATGTCATTGTACGATCAATTGAAATCGCAATTATTTACCATTTCTTACCCAGAACCCTTAAAACCAATTATTGAATTTGGTATAGATTCACTTAATGAAGACGGGTATCTTGAAATTGCTATGGATGAGTGGGCAGCTAAATGTGGAACGACAATTGAAAATGCCGAATACGCATTGGAGAAAATCCAATCCTTGGAGCCAGCAGGAATTGGTGCGAGAAACCTAAAGGAATGTATTTTATTACAACTAAAGCAAACAGATAACTTCCAGCCATTTATAGAAGATTTGCTTGAAAATCATTTAGAATTAATTGCGAATGCAGATGTGGAGGCGATAAGTGAACTATATGGAAAAGCTGCAGAAGAAGCAGAATCAATTATTGAAAGTATAAAGCTGTGTCATCCAAAGCCAGGTAAACTATTGGAACCGCCTGAACCTGACTATATTATTCCGGAAGCTTCTATCTATAAAGAGGATGGTGAATGGAGGCTTTCTTTTTATCGATGGTCAACACCCAAAATAACAATTAACCCAACATACCAGCATTTAAATGATCCTATGCATGAAGCAACTGATTACTTAAAAGAGAAGCATAAAGAAATTGAACAATTAAAACAGGCAATTGGCTATCGAGGGAATACAATCGAACGTGTTATTCGAAAAATTATGGAGAAACAGTATCTTTTTTTTGAACATGGGACATATATGATTCAGCCACTAACATTAAGAGAGATTGCGGGAGAACTGGAACTTCATATCTCCACAATAAGCAGGGCAATCAGTCAGAAATACGTACAAACAACACATGGCGTCATTCCACTCAAATTTTTTCTGCAACGTGGAATTAAAAACGAGAGTGGGACTACTGCTTCCTTTGCTGTAAAACAGCTAATGAAAGAACTGATTATCCATGAAGATAAACAAAATCCACTGTCAGATGAAGCAATAAAACGCAAACTAAAGAATGAATTTCAAATTGAACTAGCAAGAAGAACTGTAATGAAATACCGGGATCAGCTACGTATTCCCTCATCGATTAAGCGTAGAGAAAACAGGAGGAACTAA
- a CDS encoding phosphoglycerate kinase, protein MNKKTLQDLDVKGKKVFCRVDFNVPLKDGEITDDTRIRAALPTINYLTEQGAIVILASHLGRPKGKVVEDLRLDPVAKHLSNLIEKQVVKTDSVYGEEVNEAIAGLQAGDVLLIENVRFEAGEEKNDAELVQAFADMADLYVNDAFGAAHRAHASTTGVAEKLPAAAGYLMEKEIKVLGNALETPERPFTAIIGGAKVKDKINVIDNLLEKVDNLIIGGGLAYTFIKAQGHEIGKSLLEADKIDLALEFIKKAEGKGVNFVLPVDVVVADDFSESANTNVVAIDEIPADWEALDIGPKTRELYSQLVAESKLILWNGPMGVFELNPFAGGTKAVAEALAETNGYSIIGGGDSAAAVEKFSLADKMDHVSTGGGASLEFMEGKVLPGVAALNDKE, encoded by the coding sequence ATGAATAAAAAGACACTTCAAGACCTTGACGTAAAAGGGAAAAAAGTATTTTGCCGTGTAGATTTTAATGTTCCGTTAAAAGACGGGGAGATTACGGATGATACAAGGATTAGAGCGGCATTGCCGACTATTAATTATTTAACCGAGCAAGGTGCTATTGTTATTTTGGCAAGTCATCTTGGACGACCAAAAGGCAAAGTAGTGGAAGATTTACGTTTGGACCCTGTTGCCAAGCATTTAAGTAATTTAATTGAAAAACAAGTAGTAAAAACAGATTCCGTATACGGTGAAGAAGTAAACGAAGCGATTGCTGGATTACAAGCTGGTGATGTACTATTAATTGAAAATGTTCGATTTGAAGCTGGCGAGGAAAAAAATGATGCTGAACTAGTACAAGCATTTGCTGATATGGCAGATCTTTACGTAAACGATGCATTTGGTGCAGCGCACCGCGCACATGCTTCAACAACTGGTGTTGCAGAAAAGCTTCCAGCAGCTGCAGGATACCTGATGGAAAAGGAAATAAAAGTGCTGGGAAATGCACTTGAAACTCCAGAGCGACCGTTTACTGCTATTATTGGCGGGGCAAAGGTAAAAGACAAAATCAATGTAATCGATAATCTATTAGAGAAAGTAGATAATCTGATCATTGGCGGAGGACTGGCCTACACATTTATCAAGGCACAAGGCCATGAAATAGGGAAATCCCTTTTAGAAGCGGATAAAATTGACCTTGCACTGGAATTTATTAAGAAAGCCGAAGGGAAAGGCGTTAATTTTGTTCTCCCAGTTGATGTTGTTGTAGCGGATGATTTTTCTGAATCGGCAAATACGAATGTAGTTGCTATCGATGAAATTCCTGCTGATTGGGAAGCATTAGATATTGGTCCGAAGACAAGAGAATTGTATAGTCAGCTTGTAGCTGAATCAAAACTTATTCTTTGGAATGGGCCAATGGGTGTATTTGAATTGAACCCATTTGCAGGTGGAACGAAAGCAGTAGCAGAAGCGTTAGCCGAAACTAATGGTTACTCTATTATTGGCGGTGGAGATTCTGCAGCAGCTGTTGAGAAATTCAGCCTTGCAGATAAAATGGATCATGTATCTACTGGTGGAGGAGCTTCCTTGGAATTTATGGAAGGTAAAGTATTACCAGGTGTTGCTGCTTTAAATGATAAGGAATAG
- a CDS encoding sugar-binding domain-containing protein — protein sequence MKALISLQQKLVPDVLEIMQQRYALLHSVDLFQPIGRRGLAENTNLTERHVRGEVDFLHEQGLIEVTARGMYITNEGKVILEQLAKFIGDLTGLHVLEEQIKEILQVDRVVVVPGDSDDDAWVKKEMGKACIASLKKLVGKQNTIAVTGGTTMAAVADAMTSLNKESEYLFVPARGGIGEKAENQASRIVEEMAKKVGGDYRQLYVPDPISDTTYETIINEPTIMEVVQRIKGADIVIHGVGDALKMAEQRRTPDQIITLLKEKGAASEAFGYYFDQTGNVVHKVKTVGIQLEDLDNVDNVITVAGGKSKGVAIASYFKRGRGELLITDQGAAEQILRGSPL from the coding sequence ATGAAAGCATTGATTAGTCTGCAGCAAAAGCTTGTTCCTGATGTATTAGAAATCATGCAGCAACGATATGCATTATTGCATAGTGTGGATTTGTTTCAGCCTATTGGCAGGAGAGGTTTGGCAGAAAACACGAATCTCACAGAAAGACATGTACGTGGTGAAGTCGATTTCCTTCATGAACAAGGGTTAATTGAAGTAACTGCTAGAGGAATGTATATTACAAATGAGGGAAAAGTAATATTGGAGCAGCTTGCGAAGTTTATAGGCGATCTAACGGGGTTACATGTTTTAGAAGAACAAATCAAGGAAATATTACAAGTAGACCGTGTAGTTGTTGTACCTGGTGACAGTGATGACGATGCATGGGTTAAAAAAGAAATGGGAAAGGCCTGTATCGCTTCGCTCAAGAAACTTGTTGGAAAACAAAATACAATTGCTGTAACTGGCGGAACTACTATGGCCGCTGTTGCTGATGCAATGACATCCTTGAATAAGGAAAGCGAATATCTGTTTGTCCCAGCCCGTGGCGGTATTGGTGAAAAGGCTGAAAATCAAGCAAGCAGAATTGTGGAAGAAATGGCCAAAAAGGTCGGCGGAGATTACCGGCAATTATATGTTCCGGATCCGATCAGTGATACGACGTATGAAACCATCATCAATGAACCCACTATTATGGAAGTGGTGCAGCGCATCAAAGGTGCTGATATTGTTATTCATGGTGTTGGGGATGCGTTGAAAATGGCTGAACAAAGGAGAACGCCAGACCAAATCATCACCTTATTAAAGGAAAAGGGTGCCGCAAGTGAAGCATTCGGTTATTACTTTGACCAAACAGGTAATGTTGTCCATAAAGTAAAAACAGTAGGAATACAGCTGGAAGATTTGGACAACGTAGATAATGTCATTACTGTGGCCGGAGGTAAATCAAAGGGAGTAGCAATTGCATCCTATTTCAAACGAGGTAGAGGTGAATTGCTAATAACAGATCAAGGTGCAGCAGAACAGATATTGAGAGGTTCTCCTCTTTAA
- a CDS encoding nucleoside hydrolase yields the protein MAKKVLLFGDIGIDDTIAILYAYMNDEIDIVGLVADYGNISRENALANIQYVKSLFDTEEIEDVKIIAGAEIPMTGEPPVYVPEIHGEYGLGPIIPETDGQNLISENFHDIVEIIEQYQQELVIVNIGRLTSLATMFLLYQDLMKKVGSYYVMGGAFWVPGNVTAVSEANFHGDPVAAQLVLANTDNVTIIPLNVTQQAIATPEMVDYIDQVGGLPIVKTLLDYYYEYYKERDPNIQGSPLHDVLTLMAINNEDMFTFQDLPVQIVQAREGTERGQSIADIRPYANLEEDAEEETRRTHRIAFGLDYPRFYTRFMTVMSGQRFE from the coding sequence GTGGCTAAAAAAGTATTGCTTTTTGGCGATATCGGTATTGATGATACAATTGCTATTCTCTACGCATATATGAATGATGAAATTGATATTGTTGGGCTGGTTGCGGATTATGGAAATATATCAAGGGAAAATGCTTTAGCAAACATTCAATATGTAAAAAGTCTATTTGATACGGAAGAAATTGAAGATGTCAAAATCATTGCAGGTGCTGAAATACCAATGACTGGGGAACCTCCTGTATATGTACCGGAAATCCATGGGGAATATGGACTTGGTCCAATTATACCTGAGACAGATGGACAAAATTTAATCAGTGAAAACTTCCATGATATTGTAGAAATAATTGAACAATATCAACAGGAATTAGTCATTGTGAACATTGGTCGTTTAACATCACTTGCTACGATGTTCTTATTGTATCAGGATCTAATGAAAAAGGTAGGAAGCTACTATGTAATGGGTGGCGCATTTTGGGTACCTGGAAATGTAACTGCCGTCTCTGAAGCGAATTTTCATGGTGATCCAGTTGCTGCTCAGCTAGTGTTAGCGAATACTGATAACGTTACAATTATTCCATTGAATGTAACGCAGCAAGCGATCGCTACACCAGAAATGGTAGATTATATTGATCAAGTGGGCGGACTTCCTATTGTGAAAACGTTATTGGATTATTACTACGAATATTATAAGGAGAGGGACCCGAACATCCAAGGAAGTCCGCTTCACGATGTTCTTACATTAATGGCGATTAATAACGAAGACATGTTCACCTTCCAGGATTTACCGGTGCAAATTGTTCAGGCTCGAGAGGGTACAGAGCGAGGACAAAGCATCGCTGACATTCGTCCATATGCGAATCTTGAAGAGGATGCTGAAGAAGAGACCCGAAGAACACATCGTATTGCCTTCGGACTTGATTATCCAAGGTTTTATACGCGTTTTATGACTGTTATGTCAGGCCAGCGTTTCGAGTAA
- the eno gene encoding phosphopyruvate hydratase, whose translation MPYITDVYAREVLDSRGNPTVEVEIFTESGAFGSALVPSGASTGEYEAVELRDGDKDRYLGKGVLKAVENVNEIIAPELIGLDVTRQNIIDALLIDLDGTENKGKLGANAILGVSMAAAHAAASFLEVPLYNYLGGFNAKVLPTPMMNIVNGGEHADNNVDIQEFMIMPVGAPTFKEALRTGAEIFHALKKVLSDKGLNTAVGDEGGFAPNLGSNEEALQTIMEAIEAAGYKPGEEIKLAMDVAASEIYEDGKYNLKGEGVVRTSAEMVDWYEEMINKYPIVSIEDGLDENDWEGFKLLTERIGDRVQLVGDDLFVTNTAKLSQGIEQGIGNSILIKVNQIGTLTETFEAIEMAKRAGYTAVISHRSGETEDATIADIAVATNAGQIKTGAPSRTDRVAKYNQLLRIEDELAGMGEYAGLSAFYNLKK comes from the coding sequence ATGCCATACATTACAGACGTTTACGCTAGAGAAGTACTAGACTCACGTGGGAACCCAACAGTTGAGGTAGAAATTTTTACAGAATCCGGAGCATTTGGTTCTGCGCTTGTTCCAAGTGGCGCTTCAACTGGTGAGTATGAAGCAGTTGAATTACGTGATGGTGACAAAGACCGTTACTTAGGAAAAGGTGTCTTAAAAGCAGTTGAAAATGTAAATGAAATTATTGCACCAGAGTTAATTGGACTTGATGTTACCCGTCAAAACATTATCGATGCTTTATTAATAGACCTTGACGGTACAGAAAACAAAGGTAAATTGGGTGCTAACGCTATCTTAGGTGTATCCATGGCAGCAGCTCATGCAGCAGCAAGCTTCCTTGAAGTTCCATTATATAACTACCTAGGTGGATTCAATGCCAAAGTGTTACCTACACCAATGATGAACATTGTTAATGGTGGAGAGCATGCAGATAATAATGTTGATATTCAAGAATTTATGATTATGCCAGTAGGAGCTCCTACGTTTAAAGAAGCATTGCGTACTGGTGCAGAAATTTTCCACGCATTGAAAAAAGTGCTAAGCGATAAAGGCTTGAACACTGCAGTAGGTGATGAAGGTGGTTTCGCACCAAACTTGGGCTCTAACGAAGAAGCATTACAAACAATCATGGAAGCAATTGAAGCAGCTGGTTATAAACCAGGTGAAGAAATCAAGCTTGCAATGGATGTTGCAGCATCTGAAATCTATGAGGATGGAAAATATAACCTAAAAGGTGAAGGTGTCGTACGTACTTCAGCAGAAATGGTTGACTGGTATGAGGAAATGATCAATAAATACCCAATCGTTTCTATTGAAGATGGTCTTGATGAAAATGACTGGGAAGGCTTTAAATTATTGACAGAGCGTATTGGTGATCGCGTACAGTTAGTAGGAGATGACCTATTTGTTACAAACACTGCGAAGCTTTCTCAAGGAATTGAACAAGGAATTGGAAACTCAATCCTTATTAAAGTGAACCAAATTGGAACACTTACAGAAACTTTTGAAGCAATTGAAATGGCTAAACGTGCTGGATATACAGCAGTTATTTCTCACCGTTCTGGTGAAACAGAAGATGCTACAATCGCTGATATCGCTGTTGCAACAAATGCAGGGCAAATCAAAACAGGTGCGCCGTCACGTACAGACCGTGTAGCGAAATACAACCAATTACTTCGCATTGAAGATGAATTAGCTGGTATGGGTGAATATGCAGGTCTAAGTGCATTCTATAACTTGAAAAAATAA
- a CDS encoding glutaredoxin family protein has protein sequence MQHVILYTKETCTLCDEAELLLSLFMEAHPFELERRDIYTNDEWLEKYHLEIPVIEINGRRLYGEGINFEAIERLLAGD, from the coding sequence ATGCAGCATGTTATTTTATACACAAAGGAAACTTGTACTTTATGTGATGAAGCAGAGCTATTATTATCATTGTTTATGGAAGCGCATCCATTCGAGCTGGAAAGAAGAGATATTTATACAAATGATGAGTGGCTTGAAAAATATCATTTGGAAATCCCGGTAATTGAAATAAATGGCAGGCGGTTATATGGGGAAGGAATAAATTTTGAAGCGATAGAGAGATTACTCGCAGGGGATTAA
- the gap gene encoding type I glyceraldehyde-3-phosphate dehydrogenase encodes MTVKVGINGFGRIGRNVFRQSLLNDEVEVVAVNDLTDANMLAHLLKYDSVHGSLKEEISVNGSNIVVDGKEIKVLSERDPAQLGWGDLGVEVVIESTGRFTNAEDAHKHIDAGAKKVIISAPANNEDLTIVMGVNDDQYDAEKHHIVSNASCTTNCLAPFAKVLNDTFGIKRGLMTTIHSYTNDQQILDLPHKDYRRARAAAENIIPTTTGAAKAVGLVLPEISGKLNGMAVRVPTPDGSLVDLVAELDKTVTAEDINNALREAAEGPLKGVLEYSEAPLVSTDIIGNPHSSVIDGLSTMVMEDNFVKVVSWYDNEMGYSSRCVDLAAFMKKQGL; translated from the coding sequence ATGACAGTAAAAGTAGGAATTAATGGGTTTGGAAGAATTGGACGTAACGTATTTCGTCAATCATTACTAAATGATGAGGTAGAGGTAGTTGCTGTTAATGACTTAACAGATGCAAACATGCTTGCACATCTATTAAAATATGACTCTGTACATGGTTCACTAAAAGAAGAGATTTCTGTTAATGGTTCCAATATTGTTGTGGACGGTAAAGAAATTAAAGTTTTGTCTGAACGTGATCCTGCACAATTAGGCTGGGGCGATTTAGGAGTAGAAGTTGTTATTGAGTCTACAGGACGTTTCACAAATGCAGAAGACGCACATAAGCATATTGATGCTGGAGCGAAAAAAGTTATTATTTCTGCACCTGCAAACAATGAGGACTTAACAATTGTAATGGGTGTTAACGATGATCAATATGATGCAGAGAAACACCACATTGTTTCAAATGCATCTTGTACAACAAACTGCTTAGCACCATTCGCTAAAGTATTGAATGACACATTTGGAATTAAGCGCGGATTAATGACAACAATTCATTCATATACAAACGATCAGCAAATTCTTGATTTGCCACATAAAGATTACCGTCGCGCGCGTGCTGCAGCTGAAAACATTATCCCTACAACAACTGGTGCTGCAAAAGCTGTTGGCCTAGTATTACCAGAAATCAGTGGAAAACTAAATGGTATGGCTGTTCGTGTACCAACTCCAGACGGTTCATTAGTTGACTTAGTTGCAGAATTAGATAAAACAGTAACTGCTGAAGACATTAATAATGCATTAAGAGAAGCAGCAGAAGGTCCATTGAAAGGTGTTCTAGAATACAGTGAGGCTCCATTAGTATCGACTGATATTATTGGCAACCCGCATTCTTCAGTTATTGACGGGCTTTCTACAATGGTTATGGAAGATAACTTCGTTAAAGTTGTATCTTGGTACGATAACGAAATGGGTTATTCTTCACGCTGTGTAGACTTAGCTGCATTTATGAAAAAACAAGGACTATAA
- the gpmI gene encoding 2,3-bisphosphoglycerate-independent phosphoglycerate mutase — MTQNKLAALIILDGYAIRDEVMGNAVKQASTPNFDRYWEEYAHNQLIASGNAVGLPEGQMGNSEVGHLNIGAGRVVYQSLTRVNMSIEEGDFFKVEAFLRSIHHAKTNDKALHLFGLLSDGGVHSHISHLFALLKLAKDSGLEKVYIHAFLDGRDVGPQTAGKYIAETEEKIRELGIGEIATVSGRYYSMDRDKRWDRVQKAYEAMVQGKGPKYKHAMDVVNDNYENGIYDEFVIPSVIVDENDKPVGQIQDNDSIIFYNFRPDRAIQISRTFANADFRDFDRGENVPKDLDFVMLTNFSETVDGFVAYEPINLDNTVGEVLAQNNLKQLRIAETEKYPHVTFFMSGGREAEFPGEKRILIDSPKVATYDLKPEMSAYEVTDALLTELDKGEQNAIILNFANPDMVGHSGKLQPTIDAIQAVDQCLGKIVDKIIELGGHAIITADHGNSDEVVTLDGDPMTAHTTNPVPVIVTKDNIQLRDGGILADLSPTLLDLLDVVKPEEMTGESLIIK; from the coding sequence ATGACTCAAAATAAATTAGCTGCATTAATCATTTTGGATGGATATGCGATTCGTGATGAAGTGATGGGAAATGCAGTCAAACAAGCAAGTACACCTAACTTTGATCGATATTGGGAGGAATATGCCCATAATCAATTGATCGCAAGTGGAAACGCCGTAGGATTGCCTGAAGGTCAAATGGGGAATTCGGAAGTAGGTCATTTGAATATTGGTGCTGGTCGCGTTGTTTATCAAAGTTTGACACGTGTGAATATGTCCATTGAGGAAGGAGACTTTTTCAAGGTCGAGGCTTTTCTCAGATCGATTCACCATGCGAAAACGAATGATAAGGCATTGCACTTGTTTGGATTATTATCTGATGGTGGTGTGCATAGCCACATCAGTCATTTATTCGCATTGCTGAAACTAGCGAAGGATAGTGGTCTGGAAAAAGTATATATACATGCATTTCTAGATGGTCGAGACGTCGGCCCACAAACTGCAGGTAAATATATTGCTGAGACCGAAGAAAAGATCCGTGAGCTTGGAATAGGTGAAATTGCAACCGTTTCTGGACGTTATTATTCTATGGACCGGGATAAACGCTGGGATCGTGTTCAGAAGGCGTATGAAGCAATGGTTCAAGGGAAAGGGCCGAAGTATAAACACGCAATGGATGTTGTTAACGATAATTATGAAAATGGAATTTATGACGAGTTTGTTATTCCGTCCGTTATCGTTGATGAAAATGATAAGCCTGTAGGACAAATCCAAGATAATGATTCCATTATTTTCTATAATTTCCGCCCGGATAGAGCGATTCAAATTTCACGTACATTTGCAAATGCAGATTTCCGTGATTTTGACCGCGGCGAAAATGTGCCAAAAGACTTGGACTTTGTGATGCTGACGAATTTCAGTGAAACGGTTGATGGTTTTGTTGCTTATGAACCAATCAATCTGGATAATACGGTAGGTGAAGTGCTGGCCCAGAATAATCTGAAACAGCTGCGTATTGCCGAAACGGAGAAATACCCACACGTAACCTTTTTCATGAGTGGTGGACGTGAAGCGGAATTCCCAGGTGAAAAACGAATTTTGATTGATTCACCTAAGGTTGCAACGTATGATTTAAAACCAGAAATGAGTGCGTATGAAGTGACTGATGCACTGCTTACTGAGCTTGATAAAGGCGAACAGAATGCAATCATCCTAAACTTTGCGAATCCTGATATGGTCGGACATTCAGGTAAACTGCAGCCAACTATTGATGCGATTCAAGCGGTTGATCAATGCTTAGGTAAAATCGTTGACAAAATTATAGAACTAGGTGGACATGCAATCATTACTGCGGACCATGGTAACTCTGATGAGGTTGTTACGCTAGATGGAGATCCAATGACTGCGCACACTACCAATCCAGTACCAGTAATTGTAACAAAAGATAATATTCAATTACGCGATGGTGGTATCCTTGCAGATCTATCACCAACATTATTGGATTTATTAGATGTTGTAAAACCAGAAGAAATGACCGGAGAGTCGCTAATTATTAAATGA